In Lutra lutra chromosome 5, mLutLut1.2, whole genome shotgun sequence, a single genomic region encodes these proteins:
- the LOC125101287 gene encoding olfactory receptor 2L2-like, with amino-acid sequence METGNETLSTDFILLGLFPGMRHPGLLVSLVFLIYTMAITGNITLILLIWADPHLHTSMYFLLSQLSLIDLAFISSIVPKMLVNFFSGKRKISLIGCGTQIFFSLTLGIAECLLLTLMSYDRYVAICNPLKYPIIISHQVSQKMAIGSWVGGTLASLAHTACVMHFPLCGTRELHHFFCEVKAILKLSCEDISAYEKGVLVTSIVVVLLPVSFILTSYTLIFLQILQINSREGKSKALATCSSHLTVVIFYYGPAMLIYMRPGSSHTPILNQGLFMFDTILTPMLNPLIYSLRNREVVGSMKKVLRRCPIQNRRPCFSY; translated from the coding sequence ATGGAGACAGGAAATGAGACATTGAGTACAGACTTCATTCTCTTGGGCCTTTTTCCTGGGATGAGACATCCAGGACTCCTTGTCTCTCTTGTCTTCCTCATCTATACCATGGCTATCACAGGAAACATCACTTTGATCCTCCTCATCTGGGCAGATCCCCACCTCCACACCTCCATGTATTTCCTGCTTAGCCAGCTCTCTCTCATTGACCTGGCTTTCATCTCTAGCATAGTGCCAAAAATGCTGGTTAACTTTTTCTCAGGAAAAAGGAAGATTTCCCTGATTGGCTGTGGAACCCAGATCTTCTTCAGTTTGACTCTGGGGATTGCTGAGTGTCTACTCTTGACCCTCATGTcttatgaccgctatgtggctaTCTGCAATCCTCTTAAGTACCCAATTATTATtagccaccaggtgtcccagaaaatGGCCATTGGATCCTGGGTGGGAGGGACTCTGGCATCTTTGGCCCACACAGCCTGTGTCATGCACTTTCCCCTCTGTGGCACCCGGGAACTCCACCACTTTTTCTGTGAGGTCAAGGCCATCTTGAAGTTATCTTGTGAGGACATATCAGCCTATGAGAAAGGAGTACTAGTGACCAGCATTGTTGTGGTTCTTCTCCCCGTAAGTTTCATCCTGACTTCCTACACACTAATCTTCCTACAGATCTTGCAAATAAACTCCCGTGAGGGAAAGAGTAAGGCCCTGGCTACCTGTTCCTCCCATCTGACTGTGGTCATCTTTTACTATGGCCCAGCCATGCTGATATACATGAGGCCTGGATCTTCCCACACCCCCATCCTGAACCAGGGTCTCTTTATGTTTGACACCATCCTCACTCCCATGCTGAACCCCCTTATCTACAGTCTAAGGAACAGGGAGGTTGTGGGTTCAATGAAGAAGGTACTGAGGAGATGTCCTATTCAGAATAGGCGTCCATGTTTCAGTTACTAG